One region of Polaribacter pectinis genomic DNA includes:
- a CDS encoding diphosphomevalonate/mevalonate 3,5-bisphosphate decarboxylase family protein — protein sequence MSAAQFIPKKNTNSVEKVSFKWQTPSNIALVKYWGKSNPQIPKNASISFTLKNCHTITTIEFSKKETSTDVEFDLFFEGKKKEEFKPKIAEFFKRVAEYCPYIFDYRMTIHSENSFPHSSGIASSASGLSAIAMCLMSLENVLNSDLTQEFISKKASFLARLGSGSASRSVEGPLVVWGNHPKIEGSSDLFGVQFPYKVHSVFENYQDAILLVDKGEKQVSSTVGHNLMQNHPYAENRFVQANDNLAKLSKILQNGDIKAFVNLVESEALTLHAMMMTSNPYFILMKPNTLEIINKIWEYREENNSNICFTLDAGANVHVLYPEKEKEKVNQFIDNQLSKYCQKNHYICDTVGFGAKKL from the coding sequence TTGAGTGCAGCACAATTCATTCCGAAAAAAAATACAAATTCAGTAGAAAAAGTAAGTTTTAAATGGCAAACACCAAGCAATATTGCATTGGTAAAATATTGGGGAAAAAGTAATCCTCAAATTCCAAAAAATGCTTCTATTAGCTTTACTTTAAAAAATTGTCATACAATTACTACTATCGAGTTTTCTAAAAAAGAAACTTCAACAGATGTAGAGTTTGATTTATTTTTTGAAGGAAAAAAGAAAGAAGAGTTCAAACCTAAAATTGCAGAATTTTTTAAAAGAGTAGCAGAATATTGCCCTTATATTTTCGATTATAGAATGACAATTCATTCAGAAAATTCTTTTCCACACTCAAGCGGAATTGCCTCTTCTGCAAGTGGTTTAAGTGCTATTGCAATGTGTTTAATGAGTTTAGAAAATGTACTAAATTCAGATTTAACGCAAGAATTTATTAGTAAAAAAGCATCTTTTTTAGCACGTTTAGGTTCTGGAAGTGCAAGTAGAAGTGTAGAAGGTCCTCTGGTTGTTTGGGGAAATCATCCGAAAATTGAAGGAAGTTCAGATTTATTTGGAGTTCAGTTTCCTTACAAAGTGCATTCGGTTTTCGAGAATTACCAAGATGCAATTTTGTTGGTAGATAAAGGAGAAAAGCAAGTTTCTAGTACTGTTGGGCATAACTTAATGCAGAATCATCCGTACGCAGAAAATAGATTTGTACAAGCGAATGACAATCTTGCAAAGCTTTCAAAAATTCTTCAAAATGGAGATATAAAAGCTTTTGTAAATTTAGTAGAAAGTGAAGCGTTAACATTGCATGCAATGATGATGACAAGCAATCCCTATTTTATTTTAATGAAACCCAATACGTTAGAAATTATCAACAAAATTTGGGAATATCGTGAAGAAAACAATAGTAATATTTGTTTTACTTTAGATGCAGGTGCAAATGTACATGTGTTGTATCCAGAAAAGGAAAAGGAAAAAGTGAATCAATTTATTGATAATCAATTATCTAAATACTGTCAGAAAAATCACTATATTTGTGATACTGTCGGTTTTGGAGCAAAAAAGCTGTAA
- a CDS encoding toxin-antitoxin system YwqK family antitoxin produces the protein MKTTTVLILIVVGFLTSSLSAQETVYFDSNWNLSTKEKAAYYRPAPKKVDNGYWIVDYYVSGKKQMEGLSKTNKPNKEVYVGAVNYFHENGANFQKVNYVDGKPEGKFYEYYDTGEMKRIGKYEAGLREGSWKVYYKNGKIQEKGKYNKGEKVGIWKTFYKNI, from the coding sequence ATGAAAACTACAACTGTACTTATTTTAATTGTTGTTGGGTTTTTAACATCATCATTATCAGCCCAAGAAACTGTTTATTTCGATTCTAATTGGAACCTTTCTACAAAGGAAAAAGCTGCTTACTATAGACCTGCTCCCAAGAAAGTAGACAATGGTTATTGGATTGTTGATTATTACGTTTCTGGAAAAAAACAAATGGAGGGTTTAAGTAAAACTAATAAACCTAACAAAGAAGTTTATGTTGGAGCTGTAAACTATTTTCATGAAAATGGAGCAAATTTTCAGAAAGTGAATTATGTTGATGGGAAACCTGAAGGTAAATTCTACGAGTATTATGATACTGGAGAAATGAAAAGAATAGGTAAGTACGAAGCTGGATTAAGAGAAGGAAGTTGGAAGGTGTACTACAAGAACGGAAAAATTCAGGAAAAAGGAAAATATAATAAAGGTGAAAAAGTAGGAATTTGGAAAACTTTTTACAAAAATATTTGA
- a CDS encoding mevalonate kinase family protein: MKGPLFYAKILLFGEYGIIKDSKGLAIPFNAYRGALKTSSNLVDNAKKSNENLQRFYDYLANLETDLVTFNLKKLQKDIVNGMYFDSSIPQGYGVGSSGALVASIYDEYAADKITVLENLTREKLLKLKEVFSLMESFFHGKSSGLDPLNSYLSLPILINSKIDIEPAGIPSQKEGKGAVFLLDSEQIGETEPMVNIFMNKMKSEGFRKMISEEFATTTDICIDNFLQGDVKSLFGNVKNLSKIVLKNFKPMIPVAFHKVWEKGIKTNDYYLKLCGSGGGGYILGFTEDYQKAQQSLKDYKLELVYRF, translated from the coding sequence ATGAAAGGACCACTATTTTATGCTAAAATTCTTCTTTTTGGAGAATACGGAATTATTAAAGATTCTAAAGGTTTAGCAATTCCGTTTAACGCATACAGAGGTGCATTAAAAACATCTTCTAATCTTGTTGATAATGCTAAAAAATCTAATGAAAACTTACAGCGTTTTTATGACTATTTAGCAAATTTAGAAACAGATTTAGTTACTTTTAATTTAAAAAAGTTACAGAAAGATATTGTTAACGGAATGTATTTCGATTCTTCAATACCACAAGGTTATGGAGTTGGAAGTTCTGGTGCACTTGTTGCGTCTATTTATGATGAATATGCTGCCGATAAAATTACTGTTTTAGAAAATTTAACAAGAGAAAAATTACTAAAGCTAAAAGAAGTATTTTCTTTGATGGAATCTTTTTTTCATGGAAAAAGTTCTGGTTTAGATCCTTTAAATAGTTACTTAAGTTTACCAATTTTAATCAATTCTAAAATAGATATAGAGCCAGCAGGAATTCCATCACAAAAAGAAGGAAAAGGTGCTGTTTTTTTATTAGATTCAGAACAAATTGGTGAAACTGAACCTATGGTAAACATCTTTATGAATAAGATGAAAAGCGAAGGTTTTAGAAAAATGATTAGTGAAGAATTTGCTACGACTACAGATATTTGTATAGATAATTTTTTACAAGGTGATGTAAAATCTTTATTTGGTAATGTAAAAAATCTCTCTAAAATAGTTCTAAAAAACTTTAAACCAATGATTCCTGTTGCTTTTCATAAAGTTTGGGAAAAAGGAATTAAAACAAATGATTACTACTTAAAACTTTGCGGTTCTGGTGGCGGTGGTTACATTTTAGGTTTTACAGAAGATTATCAAAAAGCGCAACAAAGCTTAAAAGATTATAAATTAGAATTGGTTTACAGATTCTAA
- a CDS encoding geranylgeranylglycerol-phosphate geranylgeranyltransferase encodes MTSFKVKRITYKILSLLSVIRGYNILVLIAAQYLASIFIFSPEKSIRHVIFDWHLLYIVLASICVVAAGYIINNFYDIKVDRINRPLKTGLDTYVKQSTRLKLYFILNFLGFIFGTLISWRAALFFSVYIFAIWFYSHKLKKHPLTGLISATVLTILPFFAVFVYFGNFSKIIFVHAVFLFLVIMVRELIKDLENIKGALANNYTTFSVAYGELKTKKLSIFLLILTLFPVSVLFRYPSLSYMRYYFYFAMVILIFVGSYLWNAKTKNQYRILHNILKLLLLIGVFCLVFIDTSLIVEKVIDSLN; translated from the coding sequence ATGACTTCCTTTAAAGTAAAAAGAATTACCTACAAAATATTAAGTCTTTTATCAGTTATTAGAGGGTATAATATTCTTGTTTTAATTGCTGCACAATATTTAGCTTCTATATTTATTTTCTCTCCAGAAAAGTCTATAAGACATGTTATTTTCGATTGGCATTTGCTTTATATTGTTTTAGCTTCAATTTGTGTTGTTGCTGCAGGTTATATTATTAATAATTTTTATGACATTAAAGTTGATAGGATTAATAGACCTCTTAAAACAGGTTTAGATACCTATGTAAAACAGTCTACAAGATTAAAGCTTTACTTTATTCTTAATTTTTTAGGTTTTATTTTTGGTACATTAATTTCATGGAGAGCGGCTTTGTTTTTTTCAGTATATATTTTTGCAATCTGGTTTTATTCTCATAAACTAAAAAAACATCCATTAACTGGGTTAATATCTGCTACTGTACTTACTATATTACCTTTTTTTGCAGTTTTTGTGTATTTTGGTAACTTCTCAAAAATAATTTTTGTCCATGCAGTTTTTCTGTTTTTAGTAATTATGGTGAGAGAATTAATAAAAGATTTAGAAAATATTAAAGGAGCGTTAGCAAATAATTATACCACTTTTTCAGTAGCATATGGAGAATTAAAGACTAAAAAATTATCAATTTTTTTATTAATTTTAACTTTGTTTCCTGTTTCTGTATTATTTAGATACCCGTCATTAAGTTATATGCGTTATTACTTCTATTTTGCGATGGTTATTTTGATATTTGTAGGTTCTTATCTATGGAATGCAAAAACTAAAAATCAATATAGAATTTTGCATAATATTTTAAAATTGTTACTCTTAATAGGTGTTTTTTGTCTTGTTTTTATTGATACTTCTCTAATCGTTGAAAAAGTAATAGATAGTTTGAATTAA
- a CDS encoding pseudouridine synthase — MNSNKNSSRGRQEGKKSTPLSRKSTPLSRKSPKKEYKKIKETPKSDESSGIRLNKYIANSGICSRREADTYIEHGSVEVNGKLMTEMGYKVQPTDVVKFDGTSITPEQKKYILLNKPKNYITTMDDDRGRKTVMELVANASKERIYPVGRLDRNTTGLLLFTNDGDLAKKLTHPKHNVRKLYHASLDRKLDLKDLEKLRGDVIIEGRKVFIDAVSYVDGQPKSEIGIEIHSGRNRIVRKIFEHVGYKVNKLDRVIFAELTKKNLPRGRWRELTNQELNNLSMMK; from the coding sequence ATGAATTCAAATAAAAACTCGTCGCGAGGACGACAAGAAGGCAAAAAAAGCACTCCTCTTAGTAGAAAAAGTACTCCTTTAAGCAGAAAAAGCCCAAAGAAAGAGTACAAGAAAATCAAAGAAACTCCAAAATCTGATGAATCATCAGGAATCCGTTTAAACAAATATATTGCCAATTCCGGTATCTGTTCTAGAAGAGAAGCAGATACGTACATTGAGCATGGTAGTGTAGAAGTAAATGGGAAGTTAATGACAGAAATGGGCTACAAAGTTCAGCCAACAGATGTTGTGAAATTCGATGGAACATCTATTACACCAGAGCAAAAAAAGTATATTTTATTAAATAAACCAAAAAACTACATTACAACCATGGACGATGATCGTGGTAGAAAAACTGTAATGGAATTAGTTGCAAACGCTTCTAAAGAGCGTATTTATCCGGTTGGAAGATTAGATAGAAACACTACAGGTTTGTTGTTGTTTACAAATGATGGAGATTTAGCAAAAAAATTAACGCATCCAAAACACAATGTACGCAAGTTGTATCATGCTTCTTTAGATAGAAAATTAGATTTAAAAGATTTAGAGAAACTACGTGGAGATGTAATAATTGAGGGAAGAAAAGTATTTATTGATGCTGTTTCTTATGTAGATGGACAACCGAAATCAGAAATTGGTATCGAAATTCATTCTGGTAGAAATAGAATAGTACGTAAGATTTTTGAACATGTTGGCTATAAAGTAAACAAATTAGATAGAGTTATTTTTGCAGAGCTTACAAAGAAAAACCTTCCAAGAGGAAGATGGAGAGAGCTTACAAATCAAGAATTAAATAACTTATCAATGATGAAATAG